In Nocardioides faecalis, the following proteins share a genomic window:
- a CDS encoding glycosyltransferase family 61 protein: MRLLRKRVAPDAARPALHEIAAQQRWGRRRPHRAFWEMVAEEVTPRSTARVVVVGKRVRTARRTLLEHAPGLRVTMVKADSDVSETHVRLSIRGPYDVVIDLADAGSHDQVRLFRRTFWHLRPDGVYLVRQLLPHTDADADADAESDADTESDAERDTGTDTALAAAEAAEDAEDAALLGAPEALPNENLPEHEPEPSDLWGMLSEAQEARLHDLADHRGVGVHFRDIVALAGALGRLEIRSKMLRLVKAMPSSPKLREEEVDAVLEKRPGIGALLDKVPATSWRPDVDYHLNRPQDPFVPATFHCTALSLRRYQAPTCSRGQIVTSRNLLLPETFRHHWMRRMVNIYVVEQAPLFGRVRRNLSDPEHLPGAYYHLDSEWPGHFGHLLTEQVSRLWAFAQARELEPGIKLLTTLQHDREPAELLGFEKQVLAAFDITPDDVHVFDSPCVPERLYTATPMFSLPAYVHPDMVRIWDRIAEHLLAGATPRSWPERIFVSRRPSLKRSCHNGAEVEEYFRAAGFEVVYPEDHPLSDQVAMFRAAEVIAGFAGSGLFSLAFTDRPKQVFSLAPDSYTARNEYLIAATRGHRLTSVWSKPDVAHPAGSWTQEAFGSSFTFDFDDEGRFLAERLALLER, from the coding sequence GTGCGCCTCCTCCGCAAGCGGGTCGCCCCCGACGCCGCCCGCCCCGCCCTGCACGAGATAGCCGCCCAGCAGCGCTGGGGCCGCCGTCGTCCGCACCGGGCGTTCTGGGAGATGGTGGCCGAGGAGGTCACCCCCAGGTCGACCGCGCGTGTGGTGGTCGTCGGCAAGCGGGTGCGCACCGCGCGCCGCACGCTGCTGGAGCACGCCCCGGGCCTGCGGGTCACGATGGTCAAGGCCGACAGCGACGTCTCCGAGACCCACGTCCGGCTCAGCATCCGCGGCCCGTACGACGTCGTCATCGACCTCGCCGACGCCGGCTCCCACGACCAGGTGCGTCTGTTCCGTCGCACGTTCTGGCACCTGCGCCCCGACGGTGTCTACCTGGTGCGGCAGCTGCTGCCGCACACCGACGCCGACGCCGACGCCGACGCCGAGTCCGACGCCGACACCGAGTCCGATGCGGAGCGCGACACCGGGACCGACACGGCGCTGGCCGCCGCGGAGGCGGCCGAGGACGCCGAGGACGCGGCCCTGCTCGGGGCTCCCGAGGCGCTGCCCAACGAGAACCTGCCCGAGCACGAACCCGAGCCCAGCGACCTGTGGGGCATGCTCAGCGAGGCGCAGGAGGCGCGGCTGCACGACCTCGCCGACCACCGCGGCGTCGGAGTGCACTTCCGCGACATCGTGGCGCTGGCCGGCGCGCTGGGGCGGCTCGAGATCCGCAGCAAGATGCTGAGGCTGGTCAAGGCCATGCCCTCGTCCCCGAAGCTGCGGGAGGAGGAGGTCGACGCGGTCCTCGAGAAACGGCCCGGGATCGGCGCGCTGCTCGACAAGGTCCCCGCGACCTCGTGGCGCCCGGACGTCGACTACCACCTCAACCGTCCGCAGGACCCGTTCGTGCCGGCCACCTTCCACTGCACGGCGCTGTCGTTGCGCCGCTACCAGGCACCGACCTGCTCGCGCGGGCAGATCGTCACCAGCCGGAACCTGCTGCTGCCCGAGACCTTCCGGCACCACTGGATGCGGCGCATGGTCAACATCTACGTGGTCGAGCAGGCCCCGCTGTTCGGCCGGGTGCGCCGCAACCTCAGCGACCCCGAGCACCTGCCCGGCGCCTATTACCACCTGGACTCCGAGTGGCCGGGCCACTTCGGGCACCTGCTCACCGAGCAGGTCAGCCGGCTGTGGGCGTTCGCCCAGGCGCGCGAGCTGGAGCCGGGCATCAAGCTGCTCACCACGCTGCAGCACGACCGGGAGCCGGCCGAGCTGCTCGGTTTCGAGAAGCAGGTCCTCGCCGCCTTCGACATCACCCCCGACGACGTCCACGTCTTCGACTCACCCTGCGTGCCGGAGCGCCTCTACACCGCGACGCCGATGTTCTCCCTGCCCGCCTACGTGCACCCGGACATGGTCCGGATCTGGGACCGGATCGCCGAGCACCTCCTGGCGGGCGCCACGCCGCGGAGCTGGCCGGAACGGATCTTCGTCTCCCGGCGCCCCTCGCTGAAGCGCTCGTGCCACAACGGCGCCGAGGTGGAGGAGTACTTCCGTGCCGCGGGCTTCGAGGTCGTCTATCCCGAGGACCACCCGCTCTCGGACCAGGTCGCGATGTTCCGCGCGGCCGAGGTGATCGCCGGGTTCGCGGGCAGCGGCCTGTTCTCCCTGGCCTTCACGGACCGGCCGAAGCAGGTGTTCAGCCTCGCCCCGGACTCCTACACCGCCCGCAACGAGTACCTGATCGCGGCCACCCGCGGCCACCGGCTGACCTCGGTGTGGAGCAAGCCGGACGTGGCGCACCCCGCCGGCAGCTGGACCCAGGAGGCGTTCGGCTCCAGCTTCACCTTCGACTTCGACGACGAGGGCCGGTTCCTGGCCGAGCGTCTGGCGCTGCTGGAGCGCTGA
- a CDS encoding class I SAM-dependent methyltransferase: MDRHQFLAALHQRVRPRTYLEIGVQLGQSLTLSRVPSIGIDPDFSITSELQADIHLAKATSDEFFARRNPLAHLPIKVLDLAFIDGMHLAEWSLRDYLAVERFTHGASVIVFDDMLPRAAVEANRYRETSFWTGDVYKALDALRQMRPDVVVIEVNTTGSGVAVALCPDASRDGVLEGYDDWLESSAVVPDPQPVPTEVLTRSRAVDPEALLAHPGWDTVLAARGAPDGAARVRAAFADLAGA, translated from the coding sequence GTGGACCGCCACCAATTCCTCGCTGCCCTGCACCAGCGGGTGCGTCCGCGCACCTATCTCGAGATCGGGGTGCAGCTCGGCCAGAGCCTGACCCTCTCGCGGGTGCCCAGCATCGGCATCGACCCGGACTTCTCCATCACAAGCGAGCTCCAGGCCGACATCCACCTCGCCAAGGCGACCAGCGACGAGTTCTTCGCCCGGCGCAACCCGCTGGCCCACCTGCCGATCAAGGTGCTGGACCTGGCGTTCATCGACGGCATGCACCTCGCGGAGTGGTCGCTGCGCGACTACCTGGCCGTGGAGCGGTTCACCCACGGCGCGTCGGTCATCGTGTTCGACGACATGCTGCCCCGCGCGGCCGTCGAGGCGAACCGCTACCGGGAGACCTCCTTCTGGACCGGCGACGTCTACAAGGCGCTCGACGCGCTGCGCCAGATGCGGCCGGACGTGGTGGTGATCGAGGTGAACACGACCGGCAGCGGGGTCGCCGTGGCGCTGTGCCCCGACGCCTCCCGCGACGGCGTCCTGGAGGGGTACGACGACTGGCTGGAGTCCAGCGCCGTCGTGCCCGACCCGCAGCCGGTGCCGACCGAGGTGCTCACCCGCAGCCGGGCCGTGGACCCCGAGGCGCTGCTGGCGCACCCGGGCTGGGACACCGTGCTGGCCGCCCGCGGCGCCCCGGACGGCGCCGCCCGGGTGCGCGCCGCCTTCGCCGACCTCGCCGGCGCCTAG
- the hpt gene encoding hypoxanthine phosphoribosyltransferase, whose protein sequence is MDSADIRDDLVEVLFTEAQIQERIGEMAAEISRDYEGKDLVIVGVLRGAVMVMADLSRALHRHVEMDWMAVSSYGSGTKSSGVVRILKDLDADISGRHVLIVDEIIDTGLTLSWLTSNLSSRGPASVEIATLLRKPEALQMPIEAKYVGWDIPNEFVVGYGLDYRERYRNLRDIGTLAPSVYS, encoded by the coding sequence ATGGACTCAGCGGACATCCGGGACGACCTCGTCGAGGTGCTCTTCACCGAGGCGCAGATCCAGGAGCGCATCGGCGAGATGGCCGCGGAGATCAGCCGCGACTACGAGGGCAAGGACCTGGTCATCGTCGGCGTGCTCCGTGGGGCCGTGATGGTGATGGCTGACCTCTCTAGGGCGCTGCACCGCCACGTCGAGATGGACTGGATGGCCGTGTCGTCGTACGGCTCGGGCACGAAGTCCTCGGGCGTCGTGCGGATCCTCAAGGACCTCGACGCCGACATCAGCGGCCGGCACGTGCTGATCGTCGACGAGATCATCGACACCGGCCTGACCCTGTCGTGGCTGACCTCGAACCTGAGCTCGCGCGGCCCGGCGAGCGTGGAGATCGCCACCCTGCTGCGCAAGCCCGAGGCGCTGCAGATGCCGATCGAGGCCAAGTACGTCGGCTGGGACATCCCGAACGAGTTCGTCGTGGGCTACGGCCTCGACTACCGCGAGCGCTACCGCAACCTGCGCGACATCGGCACCCTCGCGCCGTCCGTCTACTCCTGA
- the folE gene encoding GTP cyclohydrolase I FolE, whose protein sequence is MTDRISLPEPGAPVAEFDHDRAAAAVRELLFAMGEDPDREGLRDTPARVARAYAELTSGLRMGAEDVLTTTFDLGHDEMVLVRDIELWSMCEHHLVPFTGVAHVGYIPAESGKITGLSKLARLVDVFAKRPQVQERLTTQVADSLMEILEARGVIVVIEAEHLCMTMRGVRKAGARTITSAVRGIMHNPATRAEAMTLIHSHRA, encoded by the coding sequence ATGACCGATCGCATCTCCCTGCCCGAACCCGGCGCCCCGGTGGCCGAGTTCGACCACGACCGGGCGGCCGCGGCCGTCCGCGAGCTGCTGTTCGCGATGGGTGAGGACCCCGATCGAGAGGGCCTGCGCGACACCCCCGCCCGGGTCGCCCGGGCGTACGCCGAGCTCACCTCCGGCCTGCGGATGGGCGCCGAGGACGTCCTCACCACGACCTTCGACCTGGGCCACGACGAGATGGTGCTGGTCCGCGACATCGAGCTGTGGTCGATGTGCGAGCACCACCTCGTGCCGTTCACCGGCGTCGCGCACGTCGGCTACATCCCGGCGGAGTCCGGCAAGATCACCGGCCTGTCGAAGCTCGCCCGACTCGTCGACGTCTTCGCCAAGCGCCCGCAGGTCCAGGAGCGGCTGACCACCCAGGTCGCGGACTCCCTGATGGAGATCCTGGAGGCGCGCGGCGTCATCGTCGTCATCGAGGCCGAGCACCTGTGCATGACCATGCGCGGCGTGCGCAAGGCCGGCGCCCGCACCATCACCTCCGCCGTGCGCGGCATCATGCACAACCCGGCGACCCGCGCCGAGGCGATGACGCTCATCCACAGCCACCGGGCCTGA
- a CDS encoding acyltransferase family protein — protein MSGASGPHAAGRKDGLRTDVQALRAIAVTLVLVFHLWPSSITGGYVGVDVFFVISGFLITSHLLGRRPRTGRDLADFWARRIRRLLPASLTVLVATLAATRLLAPETRWGATADQAQAAALYYVNWLLASSSVDYLAADDAPSAVQHFWSLSVEEQFYVGWPILVLVLGLLGTVGALRRHSRAVLGAGLVLVALASFAWSVYYTAADPARAYFVTTTRVWELAAGGILAFGVTGARWRAPRAGSALAVLGLLLIVVAAVRYDEGTAFPGTAAALPVLGAVLVIAGQTAPSSGVGRVLAVRPVQWLGDVSYAVYLWHWPIIVLLGEVSGRLGVLDSIAVLASTLVLAALTKKYVEDPFRGGRWSVRLRDTYVLGASGMAVVVALTLLQGAELDRRQARAQEQLAQATDDPCFGAASLAPGAACEPPTGAPVPAPATAAEDRSEAYEEVGGRDCWASRPDFDDVRCSFGPADADVRVVLTGNSHAGHWLPALQVLAQSRGWRIDTYLASQCALSQVPQRFDTDAHSRACQDWVRRTTATIAQEAPDLVVTSNRISVSAVGVAPQDNGAAYRSGYEAVLREWSEAGLAVLALHDTPAPGDGGLHSVPDCVAEHLDDLEACSAPRSEWEPDDVVVDAVAAIGDPRVRSADLNDLICGPQRCEGVVGGAVVYFDGSHLTATYARTLAPFLAPVVDDLLPEPRAGRAVG, from the coding sequence GTGAGCGGAGCGAGTGGTCCCCACGCCGCGGGGCGCAAGGACGGTCTGCGCACCGACGTCCAGGCGCTGCGAGCGATCGCGGTCACCCTGGTCCTCGTCTTCCACCTGTGGCCGAGCAGCATCACCGGCGGCTACGTGGGCGTGGACGTCTTCTTCGTCATCTCGGGCTTCCTGATCACCTCCCACCTGCTGGGCCGGCGCCCGCGGACCGGCCGCGACCTCGCCGACTTCTGGGCCCGCCGCATCCGTCGCCTGCTCCCGGCGTCGCTGACCGTCCTGGTCGCCACCCTCGCCGCCACCCGGCTGCTCGCCCCGGAGACCCGCTGGGGCGCCACCGCCGACCAGGCGCAGGCCGCGGCGCTGTACTACGTGAACTGGTTGCTGGCCTCCAGCTCGGTCGACTACCTGGCCGCGGACGACGCACCGAGCGCCGTGCAGCACTTCTGGTCGCTGTCGGTGGAGGAGCAGTTCTACGTCGGATGGCCGATCCTGGTGCTGGTGCTCGGGCTGCTCGGCACCGTCGGCGCGCTGCGCCGGCACAGCCGGGCGGTGCTCGGGGCCGGTCTGGTGCTGGTCGCGCTGGCCTCGTTCGCCTGGTCGGTGTACTACACCGCCGCCGACCCGGCCCGCGCCTACTTCGTCACCACCACCCGGGTGTGGGAGCTGGCCGCCGGCGGCATCCTGGCCTTCGGAGTCACCGGCGCCCGCTGGCGCGCACCCCGCGCCGGCTCCGCGCTGGCCGTGCTCGGCCTGCTGCTGATCGTCGTCGCCGCGGTGCGCTACGACGAGGGCACGGCGTTCCCGGGCACCGCGGCCGCGCTGCCGGTGCTCGGCGCGGTCCTGGTCATCGCCGGGCAGACGGCGCCCTCCTCCGGGGTGGGGCGCGTGCTCGCCGTCCGACCGGTGCAGTGGCTGGGCGACGTCTCCTACGCCGTCTACCTGTGGCACTGGCCGATCATCGTGCTGCTGGGCGAGGTCAGCGGTCGGCTGGGCGTGCTCGACAGCATCGCGGTCCTGGCCAGCACCCTGGTGCTGGCCGCGCTCACCAAGAAGTACGTCGAGGACCCGTTCCGAGGCGGGCGCTGGTCGGTGCGGCTGCGCGACACCTACGTGCTCGGGGCGAGCGGGATGGCGGTCGTCGTCGCGTTGACGCTGCTGCAGGGCGCCGAGCTCGACCGCCGCCAGGCCCGGGCCCAGGAGCAGCTCGCCCAGGCCACCGACGACCCCTGCTTCGGCGCGGCCAGCCTCGCGCCCGGCGCGGCGTGCGAACCACCGACCGGTGCCCCCGTGCCGGCGCCGGCCACCGCCGCCGAGGACCGCTCGGAGGCCTACGAGGAGGTCGGCGGCCGCGACTGCTGGGCCTCGCGGCCGGACTTCGACGACGTGCGCTGCTCGTTCGGGCCCGCCGACGCCGACGTCCGCGTCGTCCTGACCGGCAACTCCCACGCCGGGCACTGGTTGCCCGCGCTGCAGGTCCTCGCGCAGAGCCGCGGCTGGCGGATCGACACCTACCTCGCCTCGCAGTGCGCGCTGTCGCAGGTGCCGCAGCGCTTCGACACCGACGCGCACTCCCGGGCCTGTCAGGACTGGGTGCGTCGTACCACCGCCACGATCGCGCAGGAGGCCCCGGACCTCGTGGTGACCTCGAACCGGATCTCGGTCTCCGCCGTCGGCGTCGCGCCGCAGGACAACGGCGCTGCCTACCGCAGCGGCTACGAGGCGGTGCTGCGGGAGTGGTCGGAGGCCGGGCTCGCCGTGCTGGCGCTGCACGACACGCCCGCGCCCGGTGACGGCGGCCTGCACTCCGTGCCGGACTGCGTGGCCGAGCACCTCGACGACCTCGAGGCCTGCTCGGCGCCGCGCTCGGAGTGGGAGCCGGACGACGTCGTGGTGGACGCGGTGGCCGCGATCGGCGACCCGCGGGTACGCAGCGCCGACCTCAACGACCTCATCTGCGGGCCCCAGCGCTGCGAGGGCGTGGTCGGCGGCGCCGTCGTGTACTTCGACGGCTCGCACCTGACCGCGACCTACGCCCGGACGCTGGCGCCGTTCCTGGCACCCGTCGTGGACGACCTGCTTCCTGAGCCGAGGGCCGGACGGGCCGTAGGATGA
- a CDS encoding zinc-dependent metalloprotease, which yields MSVPSAEPPRMIDWDLAISLGSRLAGEGPVVSRAEAADAVAELRAGAHRSTGLVRDFTGLDAPAGTAPILVVDRPGWVQANAEGFEAASRHMVAKLAAEKPPSRIGQAVGSKVTGAEVGGLLGFLAGKVLGQFDPFHEPHGRLLLVAPNVMHIERELDVDPHDFRLWVCLHEETHRVQFTAVPWMREHLFSEIRAISDAVEPGGFLEGGLERLLEAAKAGRKGGSIVEMFSSPEQREVLDRVTGMMSLLEGHADVVMDDVGPTVIPSVAQIRARFTQRRKGLGTLDRLLRRLLGIEAKMAQYRDGAHFVRSVVDKVGMEEFNAVWAGPENLPAKAELADPESWVRRVLG from the coding sequence ATGAGTGTGCCCTCTGCCGAACCTCCCCGGATGATCGACTGGGACCTGGCCATCTCGCTCGGCTCCCGGCTCGCTGGCGAGGGGCCGGTGGTGAGCCGGGCGGAGGCCGCCGACGCGGTCGCCGAGCTGCGTGCCGGGGCGCACCGCTCGACCGGTCTGGTCCGTGACTTCACCGGCCTCGACGCGCCTGCGGGCACGGCGCCGATCCTCGTGGTCGACCGCCCGGGCTGGGTGCAGGCGAACGCCGAGGGCTTCGAGGCCGCGAGCCGGCACATGGTCGCCAAGCTGGCCGCGGAGAAGCCGCCGAGCCGGATCGGGCAGGCGGTGGGCTCCAAGGTCACCGGTGCCGAGGTGGGCGGCCTGCTGGGCTTCCTGGCGGGCAAGGTGCTCGGCCAGTTCGACCCCTTCCACGAGCCGCACGGCCGGCTGCTGCTGGTGGCCCCCAACGTGATGCACATCGAGCGCGAGCTCGACGTCGACCCGCACGACTTCCGGCTCTGGGTGTGCCTGCACGAGGAGACGCACCGCGTGCAGTTCACCGCGGTGCCCTGGATGCGGGAGCACCTGTTCTCCGAGATCCGCGCGATCAGCGACGCGGTGGAGCCCGGCGGCTTCCTCGAGGGCGGCCTCGAGCGGCTGCTCGAGGCGGCCAAGGCCGGCCGCAAGGGCGGCAGCATCGTGGAGATGTTCTCCTCGCCTGAGCAGCGCGAGGTGCTGGACCGCGTGACCGGGATGATGTCGCTGCTGGAGGGCCACGCCGACGTGGTCATGGACGACGTCGGGCCGACCGTCATCCCCAGCGTCGCGCAGATCCGCGCCCGCTTCACCCAGCGCCGCAAGGGCCTGGGCACCCTCGACCGGCTGCTGCGCCGCCTGCTGGGCATCGAGGCCAAGATGGCGCAGTACCGCGACGGCGCGCACTTCGTGCGGTCCGTCGTCGACAAGGTCGGCATGGAGGAGTTCAACGCCGTGTGGGCCGGGCCGGAGAACCTGCCCGCCAAGGCGGAGCTGGCCGACCCGGAGTCCTGGGTCCGCCGCGTGCTGGGCTGA
- the ftsH gene encoding ATP-dependent zinc metalloprotease FtsH, translating into MKRVFRGPWLWIVVAVFAVVLALQLLAPGGGYDEVPTSQMAKYIEKGEVKDITFIDGDQAIEATLDKGVRDGGDKVMSYYINGQQETLLAAVDKQLASGGIEKSNSKNPQPSLFGSILATLLPFALIILLFIFLMNNVQGGGRGVMQFGKSKAKMITKDMPKTTFADVAGCDEAIEELGEIKEFLAEPAKFQAVGAKIPKGVLLYGPPGTGKTLLARAVAGEAGVPFYSISGSDFVEMFVGVGASRVRDLFEQAKENAPAIVFIDEIDAVGRHRGAGMGGGHDEREQTLNQLLVEMDGFDVRGGVILIAATNRPDVLDPALLRPGRFDRQIQVDAPDLSGRKRILEVHSRGKPLYSDVDLLSVARRTPGFSGADLANVLNEAALLTARNNEKVITAATLDEAIDRVIAGPQRRTRLMTENEKLITAYHEGGHALVAAALPGTDPVHKITILPRGRALGYTMVLPDEDKYSQTRSEMLDKLAYMLGGRAAEEMVFHDPTTGAGNDIEKATNLARAMVTQYGMTEKLGAIKLGDSNSEPFLGRDMGHQRNYSEDVAATIDDETKKLLATAHQEAFDILVENRDVLDQLVLELLDKETLDKAEVAEIFTPLRLRPRRPAWTGSPTRVPSDIPPVEIPEEIRRRAQNGVSGSRDAGQVLTPPGPSGDVHGGTPVAPPTSNDVPPTAGA; encoded by the coding sequence GTGAAGCGCGTTTTCAGGGGCCCTTGGCTCTGGATCGTGGTGGCGGTGTTCGCCGTCGTCCTCGCACTGCAGCTCCTCGCGCCCGGAGGCGGGTACGACGAGGTGCCGACCTCGCAGATGGCCAAGTACATCGAGAAGGGTGAGGTCAAGGACATCACCTTCATCGACGGGGACCAGGCCATCGAGGCCACCCTCGACAAGGGTGTCCGCGACGGCGGCGACAAGGTGATGTCGTACTACATCAACGGCCAGCAGGAGACCCTGCTCGCCGCGGTCGACAAGCAGCTGGCCTCCGGCGGGATCGAGAAGTCGAACTCGAAGAACCCCCAGCCCAGCCTGTTCGGCTCCATCCTGGCCACGCTGCTGCCGTTCGCCCTGATCATCCTGCTGTTCATCTTCTTGATGAACAACGTCCAGGGCGGTGGCCGGGGTGTCATGCAGTTCGGCAAGTCCAAGGCCAAGATGATCACCAAGGACATGCCGAAGACCACGTTCGCCGACGTCGCGGGCTGCGACGAGGCGATCGAGGAGCTCGGGGAGATCAAGGAGTTCCTCGCCGAGCCCGCCAAGTTCCAGGCCGTCGGCGCCAAGATCCCCAAGGGCGTGCTGCTCTACGGCCCGCCCGGAACCGGCAAGACCCTGCTCGCCCGCGCCGTCGCCGGCGAGGCGGGCGTGCCCTTCTACTCCATCTCCGGCTCCGACTTCGTCGAGATGTTCGTCGGTGTCGGTGCCTCCCGCGTGCGCGACCTGTTCGAGCAGGCCAAGGAGAACGCCCCCGCGATCGTCTTCATCGACGAGATCGACGCCGTCGGCCGCCACCGCGGCGCCGGCATGGGCGGCGGTCACGACGAGCGCGAGCAGACCCTCAACCAGCTCCTCGTCGAGATGGACGGCTTCGACGTGCGCGGCGGCGTCATCCTGATCGCGGCCACCAACCGGCCCGACGTGCTCGACCCCGCGCTGCTGCGCCCGGGTCGCTTCGACCGCCAGATCCAGGTCGACGCCCCCGACCTGTCGGGCCGCAAGCGGATCCTCGAGGTCCACTCCCGGGGCAAGCCGCTGTACTCCGACGTCGACCTCCTCTCGGTCGCTCGGCGCACCCCCGGCTTCTCCGGCGCCGACCTGGCCAACGTGCTCAACGAGGCCGCGCTGCTCACCGCGCGCAACAACGAGAAGGTCATCACCGCCGCCACCCTGGACGAGGCGATCGACCGGGTCATCGCGGGTCCGCAGCGTCGTACCCGGTTGATGACGGAGAACGAGAAGCTGATCACCGCCTACCACGAGGGCGGCCACGCCCTCGTCGCGGCGGCGCTCCCGGGCACGGACCCGGTCCACAAGATCACGATCCTGCCGCGCGGGCGGGCGCTGGGCTACACGATGGTGCTGCCCGACGAGGACAAGTACTCGCAGACCCGCAGCGAGATGCTCGACAAGCTCGCCTACATGCTGGGCGGCCGGGCCGCGGAGGAGATGGTCTTCCACGACCCGACCACCGGCGCCGGCAACGACATCGAGAAGGCCACCAACCTGGCCCGGGCGATGGTCACCCAGTACGGCATGACCGAGAAGCTGGGTGCGATCAAGCTCGGCGACTCCAACTCCGAGCCGTTCCTGGGCCGCGACATGGGCCACCAGCGCAACTACTCCGAGGACGTCGCCGCCACGATCGACGACGAGACCAAGAAGCTGCTCGCGACGGCCCACCAGGAGGCGTTCGACATCCTGGTGGAGAACCGCGACGTGCTCGACCAGCTCGTCCTCGAGCTGCTCGACAAGGAGACCCTGGACAAGGCCGAGGTCGCCGAGATCTTCACGCCGCTGCGGCTGCGGCCGCGCCGTCCGGCCTGGACCGGCTCCCCGACCCGGGTGCCCTCGGACATCCCGCCGGTGGAGATCCCCGAGGAGATCCGCCGCCGGGCGCAGAACGGCGTCAGCGGCTCCCGCGACGCCGGGCAGGTGCTCACGCCGCCGGGTCCCTCCGGTGACGTGCACGGCGGCACCCCGGTCGCGCCGCCGACGTCCAACGACGTGCCGCCGACTGCGGGCGCCTGA
- the tilS gene encoding tRNA lysidine(34) synthetase TilS yields MGLHPAVAAVRAGVRATLTETPGVAAGGRVLVACSGGADSLALLSATVFEAGRAGLRVVGATVDHGLQPGSAEHAHRVVAQMAGLGADETASARVHVDDAGLGPEAAARRARYDVLEQMRAHFSAALVLLGHTRDDQAETVLLGLTRGSGARSLAGMRRGFDHYARPLLDVARADTVAACLAEGIEYWDDPHNDDPGFTRVRVRRRVLPMLEAELGPGVAATLARTADQVRADVEALDAIARARYDELAASTPAGDTADDADDGAGAGVSLPVAELAAAPPAIATRVLRLAALAAGARDAELFHVHVTALHGLVTGRVRGEVQLPGHTTAYRRDGHLRFRPTAVAG; encoded by the coding sequence ATGGGCCTGCACCCGGCGGTCGCCGCGGTCCGCGCCGGCGTGCGCGCCACCCTCACCGAGACGCCGGGCGTGGCCGCGGGCGGCAGGGTGCTGGTCGCCTGCTCCGGCGGCGCCGACTCGCTGGCGCTGCTGTCGGCGACCGTGTTCGAGGCAGGCCGCGCCGGCCTGCGGGTGGTCGGGGCGACCGTGGACCACGGGCTGCAGCCCGGCTCCGCCGAGCACGCCCACCGGGTGGTCGCCCAGATGGCCGGCCTCGGCGCCGACGAGACCGCCTCGGCGCGGGTGCACGTCGACGACGCCGGCCTCGGTCCGGAGGCCGCCGCCCGCCGGGCGCGGTACGACGTCCTGGAGCAGATGCGCGCGCACTTCTCGGCAGCCCTGGTCCTGCTCGGCCACACCCGCGACGACCAGGCCGAGACGGTGCTGCTCGGCCTGACCCGAGGCTCCGGTGCCCGCAGCCTGGCCGGCATGCGCCGCGGCTTCGACCACTACGCGCGTCCGCTGCTCGACGTCGCCCGCGCCGACACCGTCGCCGCCTGCCTGGCCGAGGGCATCGAGTACTGGGACGACCCGCACAACGACGACCCGGGCTTCACCCGGGTGCGTGTCCGGCGTCGTGTGCTGCCGATGCTGGAGGCCGAGCTCGGCCCCGGCGTGGCGGCCACGCTGGCCCGGACCGCCGACCAGGTCCGCGCCGACGTGGAGGCCCTCGACGCGATCGCCCGGGCACGCTACGACGAGCTGGCCGCCTCGACGCCCGCCGGCGACACGGCCGACGACGCCGACGACGGGGCCGGGGCCGGGGTGAGCCTGCCGGTGGCCGAGCTCGCCGCCGCCCCGCCGGCGATCGCGACCCGGGTGCTGCGGCTGGCCGCGCTGGCCGCCGGCGCCCGCGACGCCGAGCTGTTCCACGTGCACGTCACCGCGCTGCACGGGCTGGTCACCGGACGGGTGCGCGGGGAGGTCCAGCTGCCGGGTCACACCACGGCCTACCGACGTGACGGCCACCTCCGGTTCCGCCCGACGGCTGTGGCAGGCTGA